A window of Alphaproteobacteria bacterium contains these coding sequences:
- a CDS encoding LysR family transcriptional regulator produces MEIQQVRYFVALCDTLNFTRAAENCNVSQPSLTRAIKLLEDELGGALFLRERRNTRLTELGRMMQPYLQQVMAGIETAKNEARSLRQVQRRSLKLGLMCTIGPMRLLPLIGGFRARNPDVDLTLRDGKGQALAQALLDGELEVAILALPDALDERLHGLPLFEEQFMITFAPGHRFEKQNAVKAADLNGEPYISRSNCEFGEHISRCLEQQGVAVDIRYRSERDDWVAAMILAGLGIGSTPEGAIPTNGILARPLIEPEFVRTIQVVTVRGRPHSPAVGALVRSAMAWRANGCPTGAIPLAAAG; encoded by the coding sequence ATGGAGATCCAGCAGGTCCGCTATTTCGTCGCCCTGTGCGACACGTTGAACTTCACGCGCGCCGCTGAGAACTGCAACGTGTCGCAGCCTTCGCTGACCCGGGCGATCAAGCTGCTGGAGGACGAACTGGGCGGGGCGCTGTTCCTGCGCGAGCGGCGCAACACGCGGCTGACCGAACTGGGCCGGATGATGCAGCCCTATCTGCAGCAGGTGATGGCCGGCATCGAGACCGCGAAGAACGAGGCGCGGTCGCTGCGCCAGGTGCAGCGCCGCTCGCTGAAGCTGGGGCTGATGTGCACCATCGGGCCGATGCGGCTGCTGCCGCTGATCGGCGGCTTCCGCGCCCGCAACCCCGACGTCGACCTGACGCTGCGCGACGGCAAGGGCCAGGCGCTGGCCCAGGCGCTGCTCGACGGCGAGCTGGAGGTGGCGATCCTCGCTCTGCCCGACGCGCTCGACGAACGGCTGCACGGCCTGCCGCTGTTCGAGGAGCAGTTCATGATCACCTTCGCGCCGGGCCACCGCTTCGAGAAGCAGAATGCGGTCAAGGCGGCCGACCTCAACGGCGAGCCCTATATCAGCCGTTCCAACTGCGAGTTCGGCGAGCACATCAGCCGCTGTCTCGAGCAGCAGGGCGTCGCGGTCGACATCCGCTATCGCAGCGAGCGCGACGACTGGGTTGCGGCGATGATCCTGGCCGGGCTCGGCATCGGCTCGACGCCGGAGGGCGCGATCCCGACCAACGGCATCCTGGCCCGGCCGCTGATCGAGCCCGAGTTCGTGCGCACGATCCAGGTGGTCACGGTCCGCGGCCGGCCGCATTCGCCCGCAGTGGGCGCACTGGTGCGCAGCGCCATGGCCTGGCGCGCCAACGGCTGCCCGACCGGCGCGATCCCGCTGGCCGCGGCCGGTTGA
- a CDS encoding 3-hydroxybutyrate dehydrogenase, with the protein MPDSLAVSPAAGHTAARPLAGRVAVVTGSTSGIGLGIARALAAAGADVVLNGLGERGEIDAIAAGLAADHGVAVAYDDANMADPAAVAAMVGRTVARLGRIDILVNNAGIQFVAPIADFPPEKWDAIVAINMSAAFHAIRAALPHMAAQGWGRIVNVASAHGLVGSPFKSAYVTAKHGIVGLTKVTALEAAESGITCNAICPGYVWTPLVEKQIADQAKAHAISRDEVIRTVLLAQQARKAFVTVEELGGLTVFLCSEDARSITGVALPVDGGWTAH; encoded by the coding sequence ATGCCCGACAGCCTCGCCGTCTCTCCCGCCGCCGGCCACACCGCTGCGCGGCCGCTGGCCGGCCGGGTCGCCGTCGTCACCGGCTCGACCAGCGGCATCGGGCTGGGCATCGCCCGGGCGTTGGCCGCGGCCGGTGCCGACGTGGTGCTCAACGGCCTCGGCGAGCGCGGCGAGATCGACGCGATCGCAGCCGGCCTCGCCGCCGACCATGGCGTCGCCGTCGCCTATGACGACGCCAACATGGCCGACCCGGCGGCGGTGGCCGCCATGGTCGGCCGCACGGTCGCGCGGCTCGGGCGCATCGACATCCTGGTCAACAACGCCGGCATCCAGTTCGTCGCCCCGATCGCCGACTTCCCGCCGGAGAAGTGGGACGCGATCGTCGCCATCAACATGTCGGCTGCGTTCCACGCCATCCGCGCCGCGCTGCCGCACATGGCCGCGCAGGGCTGGGGCCGCATCGTCAACGTCGCCTCCGCCCACGGCCTGGTCGGCTCGCCGTTCAAGTCGGCCTATGTCACCGCCAAGCACGGCATCGTCGGCCTGACCAAGGTGACCGCGCTGGAGGCGGCGGAGAGCGGGATCACCTGCAACGCGATCTGCCCGGGCTATGTCTGGACGCCGCTGGTCGAGAAGCAGATCGCCGACCAGGCCAAGGCCCATGCCATCTCGCGCGACGAGGTCATCCGCACCGTCCTGCTGGCCCAGCAGGCCCGCAAGGCCTTCGTCACGGTCGAGGAGCTGGGCGGTTTGACCGTGTTCCTGTGCAGCGAGGATGCCCGGTCGATCACCGGCGTCGCCCTGCCGGTCGACGGCGGCTGGACCGCCCACTGA
- a CDS encoding ribonuclease activity regulator RraA → MQTEIADIARPDRALCEALARIGSATASSELNRLGIRNPHMQGPASLRPGKAVAGPALTLQFMPKREDLFAGAEYDNPELQLHRHVMFPAQAGDMIVVDARGDMTSGIFGEMMLTFFAGRGGAGVVVDGCIRDSAEAKKLDLGIWVRGATPNYHAQTGIIPFAVNVPVACGNVLVMPGDIVVADDDGAVVVPVALAPQLIERGSAHAEWEEFSRLRLSQGGDLRRYYPLADEAQDEYRAWRDAQPKG, encoded by the coding sequence GTGCAGACTGAGATTGCAGACATCGCCCGCCCCGACCGGGCCCTGTGCGAGGCCCTGGCCCGGATCGGCAGCGCCACCGCCAGCAGCGAGCTGAACCGGCTCGGCATCCGCAACCCGCACATGCAGGGCCCGGCCTCGCTCCGCCCCGGCAAGGCGGTGGCCGGCCCGGCGCTGACGCTGCAGTTCATGCCCAAGCGCGAAGACCTTTTCGCCGGCGCCGAATACGACAACCCGGAGCTGCAGCTGCACCGCCACGTGATGTTCCCGGCCCAGGCCGGCGACATGATCGTGGTCGACGCGCGCGGCGACATGACCAGCGGCATCTTCGGCGAGATGATGCTGACTTTCTTCGCCGGGCGCGGCGGCGCCGGCGTGGTGGTCGACGGCTGCATCCGCGATTCGGCGGAGGCGAAGAAGCTGGACCTCGGCATCTGGGTGCGCGGCGCCACGCCGAACTACCACGCCCAGACCGGCATCATCCCATTCGCGGTCAACGTGCCGGTCGCGTGCGGCAACGTGCTGGTGATGCCCGGCGACATCGTGGTCGCCGACGACGACGGTGCGGTGGTGGTGCCGGTGGCGTTGGCGCCGCAGCTGATCGAGCGCGGCAGCGCGCATGCCGAGTGGGAGGAATTCTCCCGGCTCAGGCTGTCGCAGGGCGGCGACCTGCGCCGCTATTACCCGCTGGCCGACGAGGCGCAGGACGAATACCGCGCCTGGCGCGACGCACAGCCGAAGGGCTAG
- a CDS encoding aldo/keto reductase, which produces MAYASPIPQLGLGTFGRTGDTGVAALETAIAIGYRHIDTAQSYGSEGPVGEAIRRSGLPRDAFFVTTKVADTNLARADFMPSVERSLETLGIGPVDLLLIHWPSKNDAVPFAHYIEALADARQRGHARLIGVSNFPIADLERTRALLGPDAIATDQVEIHIYHQAPRLRDHARAHGLTLTAYQPLVKGQAEREPALAPIAARHGVAPAAVALAFLMAEGHAVIPASANAAHLRANFAATAVRLSPDEIDTIRGLDRGDRRINPEKSPAWDD; this is translated from the coding sequence ATGGCCTATGCATCCCCCATTCCCCAGCTCGGCCTCGGCACCTTCGGCCGCACCGGCGACACTGGGGTCGCGGCGCTGGAGACGGCGATCGCGATCGGCTACCGCCATATCGACACCGCCCAGAGCTATGGCAGCGAGGGGCCGGTGGGCGAGGCGATCCGCCGGTCGGGCCTGCCGCGCGACGCCTTCTTCGTCACCACCAAGGTGGCCGACACCAACCTGGCCCGCGCCGATTTCATGCCCAGCGTCGAGCGCAGCCTGGAGACGCTGGGCATCGGCCCGGTCGACCTGCTGCTGATCCACTGGCCATCGAAGAACGACGCGGTGCCGTTCGCCCACTACATCGAGGCGCTGGCCGACGCCCGCCAGCGCGGCCACGCCCGGCTGATCGGCGTCTCCAACTTCCCGATCGCCGACCTGGAGCGGACCCGCGCGCTGCTCGGCCCCGACGCGATCGCCACCGACCAGGTCGAGATCCACATCTACCACCAGGCCCCGCGCCTGCGCGATCACGCGCGGGCGCACGGGCTCACGCTCACCGCCTACCAGCCGCTGGTGAAGGGCCAGGCGGAGCGCGAGCCGGCGCTGGCGCCGATCGCCGCCCGCCACGGGGTCGCGCCGGCGGCGGTGGCGCTGGCCTTCCTGATGGCGGAGGGCCACGCCGTGATCCCGGCCTCGGCCAATGCCGCACATCTGCGCGCCAATTTCGCCGCGACCGCGGTCCGGCTTTCGCCTGACGAGATCGACACCATCCGCGGGCTCGACCGCGGCGACCGCCGCATCAATCCGGAGAAATCGCCGGCCTGGGACGATTGA
- a CDS encoding NAD(P)/FAD-dependent oxidoreductase produces MPQAAMSRSARPRIVVVGAGFGGLAAVQGLRRAAAEITLIDRRNYHLFQPLLYQVATAALSPADIAWPIRAILRDQRNVSVELGRVTAVDRTARAVVVDGRRRVPYDILVLATGARHAYFGHPEWEAAAPGLKKIDDATLIRQRVLTAFERAETATDPAERARLLTFVVVGGGPTGVEMAGAIAELARKALAADFRSIDPGASRVLLVEAGQRLLATFPEALSQRAEDALRALGVDLCFGAPVEACDADGVVVAGTRIVARTVVWAAGVMASPAARWLGADCDRAGRVRVAPDLTVPGAPEIFVIGDTAAVAGADGRPVPGIAPAAKQMGRYVARTVAARLGGAAAAGPFRYRHAGSMATIGRKAAVADFGRVRLSGFPAWMLWALAHVYFLIGWRNRFVVSLNWAWNYVTFQRGARLITGETETEAAEAALEGTRPAA; encoded by the coding sequence ATGCCGCAAGCCGCCATGTCCCGGTCCGCGCGGCCGCGCATCGTCGTGGTCGGCGCCGGCTTCGGCGGGCTGGCCGCGGTGCAGGGGCTGCGTCGCGCCGCAGCCGAGATCACGTTGATCGACCGCCGAAACTACCACCTGTTCCAGCCGCTGCTCTACCAGGTCGCGACCGCCGCGCTGTCGCCGGCCGATATTGCCTGGCCGATCCGCGCCATCCTGCGCGACCAGCGCAACGTCTCGGTCGAGCTCGGCCGCGTCACCGCGGTCGACCGCACGGCACGGGCGGTGGTGGTCGATGGCCGCCGCCGCGTGCCTTACGACATCCTCGTGCTCGCCACCGGCGCCCGCCACGCCTATTTCGGCCACCCGGAATGGGAGGCGGCGGCGCCTGGCCTGAAGAAGATCGACGACGCCACCCTGATCCGCCAGCGCGTGTTGACCGCCTTCGAGCGGGCCGAAACCGCGACCGATCCGGCCGAGCGCGCCAGGTTGCTGACCTTCGTCGTGGTCGGCGGCGGGCCGACCGGGGTGGAGATGGCCGGCGCGATCGCCGAACTGGCGCGCAAGGCGCTGGCGGCGGATTTCCGCAGCATCGACCCCGGCGCAAGCCGCGTGCTGCTGGTCGAGGCCGGCCAGCGGCTGCTGGCGACCTTTCCCGAGGCGCTGTCGCAGCGGGCAGAGGACGCGCTGCGCGCGCTGGGCGTCGATCTGTGTTTCGGCGCCCCGGTCGAGGCCTGCGACGCCGACGGCGTGGTGGTGGCCGGCACCCGCATCGTCGCCCGTACCGTCGTCTGGGCGGCCGGTGTCATGGCCTCGCCGGCGGCTCGCTGGCTGGGTGCCGACTGCGACCGCGCCGGCCGCGTCCGCGTGGCGCCGGACCTGACGGTGCCGGGCGCGCCGGAGATCTTCGTCATCGGCGATACCGCGGCGGTGGCCGGCGCCGACGGGCGGCCTGTTCCCGGCATCGCGCCGGCGGCCAAGCAGATGGGCCGATACGTCGCCCGTACCGTCGCCGCCCGGCTCGGCGGCGCGGCGGCGGCGGGCCCGTTCCGCTACCGCCACGCCGGCAGCATGGCCACCATCGGCCGCAAGGCGGCGGTGGCGGATTTCGGACGGGTCCGCCTGTCCGGCTTCCCGGCCTGGATGCTGTGGGCGCTGGCCCACGTCTATTTCCTGATCGGCTGGCGCAACCGCTTCGTGGTCAGCTTGAACTGGGCCTGGAACTACGTCACCTTCCAGCGCGGCGCACGGCTGATCACCGGCGAGACGGAAACGGAGGCGGCAGAGGCGGCGCTCGAAGGAACGCGGCCGGCGGCTTGA